The Drechmeria coniospora strain ARSEF 6962 chromosome 02, whole genome shotgun sequence genome has a segment encoding these proteins:
- a CDS encoding translation initiation protein Sua5 translates to METRVVRVPGEGPPGCFADTKGLAKLEQWRVQPGAEALKVLEPAAKHLRTRDTPVAFPTETVYGLGADATRSASVRGIYAAKGRPLDNPLIIHIADLAMLRSLLGGDDAGEDVIPAKYRPLIERFWPGPLTILLPNPEPSPLAPEVTAGLKTFGVRMPSSPLALTLIKLAGVPLAAPSANASTRPSPTMAQHVKDDLDGRIELVLDGGASQVGVESTVVDGLCDPPVVLRPGGVSMEEIRSCPGWNNVSKAYKDVTEEGKAAPRAPGMKYKHYSPRAKVVLYESSYRPGSGDGVVATDIDMACAATKDSTRQTNGCASRRIGVIRTRNWKPAAGFHSDELRSISRQSDGQNGIQRLETSYDILQGDLKSRHGSVIGQIFDIALGTDTRVIAQGLFSALRELDRRGADTIFVEGIDDELDIAAAVMNRLRKAASEVRT, encoded by the coding sequence ATGGAAACGCGGGTCGTCAGGGTACCCGGCGAGGGACCGCCCGGCTGCTTCGCAGACACCAAAGGCCTTGCGAAACTGGAGCAGTGGCGCGTACAGCCGGGAGCAGAGGCGCTGAAGGTCCTCGAGCCAGCAGCCAAACACCTGAGGACCAGAGACACGCCCGTCGCGTTTCCTACGGAGACGGTCTACGGGCTGGGGGCAGATGCGACGAGGAGCGCGTCCGTCCGGGGCATATATGCTGCCAAGGGACGGCCATTAGACAACCCCCTCATCATCCATATAGCGGACCTGGCGATGCTGAGGAGCTTGCTGGGTggtgacgacgccggcgaagaTGTCATCCCGGCCAAGTACAGGCCTCTGATAGAACGCTTCTGGCCGGGTCCGTTGACTATTTTGCTGCCCAATCCGGAGCCATCGCCGCTTGCGCCCGAAGTCACGGCCGGGCTCAAAACGTTTGGCGTCCGGATGCCATCGTCTCCCCTCGCCTTGACTCTCATTAAACTTGCCGGCGTCCCGCTCGCCGCCCCGTCGGCAAACGCGTCGACCAGGCCGTCGCCTACCATGGCGCAGCACGTCAAGGATGATCTGGACGGGCGGATCGAGcttgtcctcgacggcggcgcctccCAGGTCGGCGTAGAgagcaccgtcgtcgacggactcTGCGACCCACCCGTCGTGCTGCGGCCAGGGGGCGTCAGCATGGAAGAAATCCGGAGCTGCCCCGGATGGAATAACGTTTCCAAGGCGTACAAGGACGTCACGGAGGAAGGCAAAGCAGCTCCGCGGGCGCCGGGTATGAAATATAAGCATTACAGCCCCAGGGCGAAGGTGGTGTTGTACGAGTCTTCATATCGACCCGGCAGTGGCGATGGTGTAGTTGCCACCGACATCGACATGGCCTGCGCCGCTACGAAGGATTCTACTCGCCAAACCAACGGCTGCGCATCCCGGAGGATCGGGGTCATTCGAACTAGGAACTGGAAGCCGGCTGCAGGGTTCCACAGTGATGAGCTGCGATCCATCTCCAGGCAGAGCGATGGACAAAATGGAATTCAGCGACTAGAGACGTCGTACGACATCCTCCAGGGCGACCTCAAGAGCCGTCATGGGTCCGTCATCGGCCAGATCTTTGACATAGCGCTGGGAACGGACACGAGGGTTATCGCCCAGGGACTCTTCTCTGCCTTGAGGGAGCTCGACCGGCGCGGCGCAGATACGATATTCGTAGAGGGCAtagacgacgagctcgacatcGCCGCAGCAGTCATGAACCGGCTACGCAAAGCAGCGTCGGAGGTTAGAACATAG
- a CDS encoding clathrin adaptor complex, which translates to MSPGMTLFSVQAVLILSTEDGARIFAKYYSPPHSTGAAAGAGASSNPYPDLKAQKAFEKGLIDKTSKQTGDIILYDNRIVLYKLESDIMLYVVGSLDENEILLYNTVLALRDSLHLLFKQSVDKRTIIENYDLVSLAIDEIVDDGIVLETDPTIIVQRVSRAPTQDIPLGRIDLSEQGVNNLAQLGKSKLADWLRQGL; encoded by the exons ATGTCTCCCGGAATGACGCTATTCTCCGTGCAGGCGGTCCTCATTCTCAgcaccgaggacggcgctcGCATCTTTGCCAAGTACTATTCTCCTCCCCACAGCACcggagctgctgctg GCGCGGGCGCATCATCAAACCCGTACCCGGATCTCAAGGCTCAGAAGGCTTTTGAAAAGGGCCTCATCGACAAGACGTCCAAGCAGACTGGAGACATCATCTTGTACGACAACCGGATCGTCCTGTACAAGCTCGAGTCCGACATCATGCTGTACGTtgtcggcagcctcgacgagaacGAAATCCTATTGTACAATACCGTCCTTGCGCTGCGAGACTCTCTTCACCTCCTCTTCAA GCAATCCGTCGACAAGCGGACCATCATCGAAAACTACGACCTTGTCTCCCTTGCCATCGACGaaatcgtcgacgacggcatcgttcTCGAGACAGACCCCACCATCATTGTCCAGCGCGTCAGCAGGGCGCCCACCCAGGACATAcccctcggccgcatcgacCTCAGTGAACAAGGTGTCAACAACCTGGCCCAGCTCGGCAAGTCGAAGCTGGCCGATTGGCTACGGCAGGGGCTGTGA
- a CDS encoding cell division control protein 54, producing the protein MSSPSNRRLRSSQSGTPRRSANPSESANTPRQPTQLASSPLFFQSSPAAGTQNGQGGDVSSPLRQMTGSQDTASDDATPSSPLRQMTNSQTPYDDSQRTPRANHGLAGESSPIRYEPSSSPGRSLRQQSELRSESSGLFIGSQRDRVVQRRGDLNSDASRTPRAPRRVILDDAGRVVREGQTPGSDAASYVNRDPDTSEADLLGGQGQSLIWGTTVSIDDTFASFKEFLRNFTQKYRMYRDGFSDEDVAAAPDAESKPYWEALENMLLLGTTRLYVDIADLNLYPPTRKMWHQIQAYPQEIVPVMDQSVHDLMVEIARNEGIRGRQSQSSAGNQGAQHTPSSEPVFPSSDRLDDPATPRPTQEQQPSLEDQVASSIYVVRPFGLEKSTNLRDLNPTDMDRLICIKGLVIRTTPVIPDMKDAFFRCNVCNHSVNVGLDRGKIREPTECPRQICDSKNSMQIVHNRCSFEDKQVIKLQETPDAVPAGQTPHSVSVCVYNELVDFCKAGDRVELTGIFRVSPVRVNPRQRALKSVYKTYVDVLHVQKVDKKRMGVDTSTIGVEGDEDAEANDNELEETRVITPEEETKIRETAARDDIYDLLSRSLAPSIYEMDDVKKGILLQLFGGANKTFQKGGSPKYRGDINVLLCGDPSTSKSQMLSYVHKIAPRGIYTSGKGSSAVGLTAYVTRDPETRQLVLESGALVLSDGGVCCIDEFDKMSDATRSVLHEVMEQQTVSIAKAGIITTLNARSSILASANPIGSRYNPDLSVPQNIDLPPTLLSRFDLVYLILDRVDEKADKRLAKHLLSLYLEDKPHSAPTDNDILPVEFLTSYISYARSRIHPTISSEASQELVECYVAMRALGQDVRSADKRITATTRQLESMIRLAEAHAKMRLSETVTRDDVREANRLIQAALKTAATDAQGRIDMSLLTEGTSAADRKRQAELKDAMLALLDEMTAGGNTVRWGDVSKRLSEGASMPIETSEFNEVMRALEAENAIMVTGEGARRNVRRVTSVA; encoded by the exons ATgtcttcgccgtcgaaccGTCGACTGCGAAGTTCGCAGTCTGGCACGCCGCGCCGCTCTGCGAATCCATCAGAATCCGCCAATACTCCCCGCCAGCCGACACAACTTGCCTCAAGTCCGCTCTTCTTCCAGTCctcgcctgctgctggaaCCCAGAATggccaaggaggagatgtgtcgtcgccgctgcggcAGATGACAGGCAGCCAAGACACGGCTAGTGACGACGCAACCCCGAGCTCACCGTTGCGGCAGATGACGAATTCCCAAACTCCCTACGATGACTCTCAAAGAACCCCGAGGGCCAACCATGGTCTTGCCGGTG AATCGTCACCCATCCGATACGAGCCAAGTTCAAGCCCGGGTCGCTCCCTGCGGCAACAATCCGAACTGCGGAGTGAAAGTAGCGGCCTATTCATTGGATCGCAGAGAGATCGTGTAGTTCAGAGGCGCGGAGATCTCAATTCCGACGCCTCAAGAACCCCTCGCGCTCCCCGCCGTGTCATTCTTGACGACGCTGGCCGCGTTGTGCGAGAAGGCCAAACGCCGGGGTCTGACGCTGCCTCTTACGTCAACCGAGATCCTGACACCTCAGAGGCCGACCTTCTTGGCGGCCAGGGACAGAGCCTCATTTGGGGTACAACAGTGTCTATCGACGATACTTTTGCCTCGTTCAAGGAATTTCTGCGCAACTTTACGCAAAAATATCGCATGTACCGCGATGGCTTCTCGGATGAGGACGTCGCAGCCGCACCCGATGCGGAGTCTAAACCATACTGGGAGGCCCTAGAGAATATGCTCCTGCTGGGAACGACAAGGCTTTATGTTGACATCGCAGACTTGAATCTATACCCGCCCACGCGAAAGATGTGGCACCAAATTCAGGCGTACCCACAGGAAATTGTGCCGGTGATGGATCAATCTGTTCACGACTTGATGGTCGAGATTGCACGCAACGAAGGTATTCGAGGCCGGCAATCGCAGAGTAGCGCTGGAAACCAAGGTGCACAACATACGCCGAGCTCGGAGCCCGTTTTCCCCAGCTCTGACCGCCTCGATGATCCCGCAACACCGCGTCCAACGCAGGAACAGCAGCCATCCCTGGAAGACCAGGTTGCTTCATCGATTTACGTCGTGAGACCTTTCGGTCTCGAAAAATCGACAAACCTGAGGGACTTGAATCCAACCG ACATGGATCGCCTAATATGCATCAAGGGTCTGGTCATTCGAACGACGCCTGTCATCCCCGACATGAAGGATGCTTTCTTCCGCTGCAACGTCTGCAATCACTCAGTCaatgtcggcctcgaccgtgGCAAAATCCGCGAGCCAACTGAGTGTCCACGCCAAATCTGCGATTCCAAGAACTCGATGCAAATTGTCCACAACAGATGCTCTTTCGAAGACAAGCAGGTCATCAAGCTGCAGGAGACCCCCGATGCTGTCCCCGCTGGCCAAACGCCCCACTCGGTCTCCGTCTGCGTCTACAatgagctcgtcgacttCTGCAAGGCTGGTGACCGTGTTGAGTTGACGGGTATATTTCGTGTCAGCCCCGTCCGTGTGAACCCTCGCCAGCGCGCTCTCAAGAGCGTGTACAAGACCTATGTCGACGTCCTGCATGTCCAAAAAGTGGACAAGAAACGCATGGGCGTCGACACGTCGACGAttggcgtcgagggcgacgaggatgccgaagcCAATGACAATGAGCTGGAGGAGACGCGTGTCATCACCCCTGAGGAAGAGACCAAAATTCGGGAGACGGCAGCTCGCGATGACATCTATGATCTTCTCTCACGATCCCTCGCCCCCTCCATCTACGAAATGGACGATGTCAAAAAGGGAATTCTGCTCCAGCTTTTCGGGGGTGCCAACAAGACCTTCCAAAAAGGCGGCAGCCCAAAGTACAGAGGCGACATCAACGTTCTGCTCTGCGGTGACCCGTCGACTTCCAAATCGCAGATGCTGTCATACGTCCACAAGATTGCGCCCCGCGGCATCTACACCAGCGGAAAGGGATCCTCGGCTGTCGGTCTCACAGCCTACGTGACGCGCGACCCAGAGACTCGTCAACTGGTACTCGAGTCCGGTGCGTTGGTCCTGTCTGACGGCGGCGTCTGCTGCATCGACGAGTTTGACAAGATGTCCGACGCCACGCGCTCAGTCCTGCATGAAGTCATGGAACAGCAAACCGTTtccatcgccaaggccggcatcatcaccacgTTGAACGCGAGAAGCAGcatcctcgcctcggccaaccCGATTGGCAGTCGATACAACCCTGATCTTTCCGTGCCGCAAAATATTGATCTCCCCCCAACGTTACTCTCGCGTTTCGATCTCGTCTATCTCATTCTCGACCGCGTTGATGAGAAGGCCGACAAGCGTCTCGCTAAGCATCTTCTGTCTCTTTACCTCGAGGACAAACCGCACTCGGCGCCGACCGACAATGACATCCTCCCTGTCGAGTTTTTGACCTCATACATCTCCTATGCCCGCTCTCGGATTCACCCTACCATCTCCTCCGAAGCCTCTCAGGAGCTGGTCGAGTGCTACGTTGCTATGCGTGCCCTAGGCCAAGACGTCCGCTCAGCCGACAAACGCATCACAGCCACGACGAGGCAACTCGAGAGCATGATTCGCCTGGCTGAGGCCCACGCCAAGATGCGCCTCTCGGAGACGGTCACGCGTGACGACGTGCGTGAAGCCAACCGCCTCATTCAAGCGGCGCTCAAAACAGCCGCCACGGATGCCCAAGGCAGGATTGACATGAGCCTCCTGACCGAGGGCACCAGCGCTGCCGACCGGAAGCGCCAAGCCGAGCTCAAGGATGCAATGCTGGCGCTGCTCGATGAGATGACGGCTGGCGGCAACACCGTCCGCTGGGGCGACGTGTCCAAACGGTTGAGTGAGGGCGCCAGTATGCCGATTGAGACGTCCGAGTTCAACGAGGTGATGCGAGCGCTTGAGGCCGAGAATGCCATCATGGTGACAGGCGAGGGAGCGAGGAGGAACGTGAGGAGAGTAACGTCAGTGGCATAA